The DNA segment TGACCCCGATCAACAGAAAAGCGAAGCGCCTGCCTGGGTTGATGAGCCGACGGCCGAGGAGCTGGTCGAACCAGACCAAAACGCATCGATTGACAATAGTGTCGATGATTCGACTGCCGGCACCGAGGAGGTTCTTGACGTAGTGCAAGAATGGCCCACGGCAGGCTCGGCGGACACGATTCAACGGATTGCGTTGGAGCCGGCGCAAAACATCCAGAATGTTGCCCAATTACATGAACAATTACTGCACATGCTCAATACCGGTAACAAAATAGAGATTGATGCCTCCGCCGTGACCCAGATCGATACGGCAACCTTGCAATTGCTGTTGATATTGAAGCAAACCGCGATCAATTTGCAAAAAGAAGTGGCGATAGATTTTCCGTCGGAGAAATTCACCGAAGCGGCCGGTTTGCTGGGTATTGCGGGCTTGTTGGAAGTCGATCAGTCCGTGGCCGGTTTTTTCTAGTACGGTGCTGGCTTCGATGACCGAATGTAATCGCTTTGAAGAAGGTGGCAATGATTGAAAAAGTGCGCGAGTTTGAATATACCCTGGAGGATTTCAATTGTTTACGAAAAATCTCCAATCAGCATTCCGGGATAATGGTACCCGACGACAAATTCGATATGTTTTATTCAAGGCTATCCAAACGAGTGCGCATGCTGGGGTTTAGCCGTTTCAAACAATATTGCGATTATTTACATAGCTATCCCGATCAGGAGTTTACCCAGTTCATCAATGCGGTCACGACCAATCTGACCTCGTTTTTTAGAGAGAATCACCATTTCGACTATCTAAGTCAAAGCTTGCTGCCCGAGTTACTCAAGAAAAATCAGGCGCAAAGACAAATCAAGGTTTGGTCGGCGGGCTGTTCCACCGGTGAAGAGCCTTATTCTATTGCCATGGCATTGATGGAAAACATTCCGGAAGATTGGGCCATAAAAATTTTGGCGACAGACCTGGATACCAATGTACTTTCGACGGCCGCCGAGGCAATTTATCCGCTGGATAAAGTAGCCGCGATTGGTGAACAACGTTTGCATCGTTGGTTCCAAA comes from the Methylomonas sp. LL1 genome and includes:
- a CDS encoding STAS domain-containing protein; this encodes MSENDDNSLIGYDPLAWMHDPDQQKSEAPAWVDEPTAEELVEPDQNASIDNSVDDSTAGTEEVLDVVQEWPTAGSADTIQRIALEPAQNIQNVAQLHEQLLHMLNTGNKIEIDASAVTQIDTATLQLLLILKQTAINLQKEVAIDFPSEKFTEAAGLLGIAGLLEVDQSVAGFF
- a CDS encoding CheR family methyltransferase; protein product: MIEKVREFEYTLEDFNCLRKISNQHSGIMVPDDKFDMFYSRLSKRVRMLGFSRFKQYCDYLHSYPDQEFTQFINAVTTNLTSFFRENHHFDYLSQSLLPELLKKNQAQRQIKVWSAGCSTGEEPYSIAMALMENIPEDWAIKILATDLDTNVLSTAAEAIYPLDKVAAIGEQRLHRWFQKGVGAQNNKVRVKSSLRRLIHFAPLNLMQEWPMKGGFDFIFCRNVLIYFDRDTKSQLANRYAGLLREGGHLFIGHSESLHQLDTPFTLIGNTIYKKTAL